The proteins below are encoded in one region of Colletotrichum lupini chromosome 5, complete sequence:
- a CDS encoding patatin-like phospholipase, whose translation MLLPVLPIPFFTSRRRPHKLEQILRARKISPSHYLAFAVLRKRTHVGALRGGSQDNGPRSNGGLPFSRTLRSNTGSRWGVLLPVAIAIPIATSRPSSDFRPSSGPSCECDYILLIIGRVTTSGESILHKVGKAQAVSLRHPPTRDQALYLYSWSIFSEIPNFRISQKTTNPLRKTNHFATANRHFSTTTDTPHQYQEARWIATKPAYPRELAQIMDSNGVRRRDTTKGPPLRILSLGKQSEADRPLSRHPNRAQTPRNWPGSAHANMPMTDGGGVRGYSMFIILQELMHRTFVEIEGRAPRRNEIPRPCDHFDLIVGTGTGGLIALMLGRLRLDLEQCKELYVRLTRMVFETDKTIAGIPYRSTLFKASKLEEAIKEAVREHTVYQKEGNDGTENDVLSPLSGYNTSNPRRHASNASTVSFSARSPQAQMARPAFNSRYGDPNARLYDARENRTKTAVLAMYKGSRKGNPAAVLRSYDSRREPPPEFDCKIWQAGRATCAIGLAFKPIQIGQSVFHDDGGGTFNPSPEALDEAVVNEWPGREVGVFLSVGTGRRPKGSDANSQMWYEGFLGEFAEARRKLISKIEGCEAIHEQMRKEHLLKRNVNVENYYRLNVEVGVGEFGMNEWHRLAEISTSTRQYLRREVEQKMIQGASAKMAKIHKANIRFSRLPEVPELVKSNSETTEPMSFAVELPAEIPTSWPPHNTPPSRQSYESGSEHLHIPSPMSPSPRSSGERLQPSSSPRPEQRPLPPAKDDEIDRLVVTAPTPAQYRYAAGADKIAIMSPDEHPRWQNQPYSNGPVQQSQQPQRIPPPLPPKTPLPEHQAAGGRRPVGSSPLPYPVDDEPPPVNMARKPDYRGSNTIREVDIMLVYEALFLQEHTAKGSSLRKTNQVLGGFRSDTIPTHAILLAMCSVPTSFSVQQSSDYFQARDLPAFRAVARTRELGRLVGHYVTADHLDSFLVYWNFNSVGNFAADSDRPKAQYLGSRMKLQPQRGFFQARRPWRRTDIVKANGTSLNNGAEQFVPLATSIKFEVSQSMRLGRSYASWAPSARTCLIAAASFRHNVGVTFPSMEKASAYSNSGFAESGPLERLSEPIALFRRLIPSSNLTSQCRIDSISQVRWGLCFMIYAVSEHLSQLLNAVKRYSRQRWEVPDLTRLDPMCRHRYISCLPRKFHGTDWPIEHNLEPSRYRFLGLGFRTSEEASAHQPNPKKETEGWFVAFPQPSSIHGSYPHDARPNVSKPDELQLRQSLLSHLIWLRQCPIALFSDLFISQPYQKHFNQILGSKVTSCSIPRRRRRSAGKGGAVAAEAAAASAAFVPFSDDVRRLAAAAGVTERSTRREDDNVLRGVQTEEAEGTVTKVSHVAIASVVFLNQYASTAWASKSEVPPSSPFPPSHTGNFYLLDTSKGGRSWSPSFNTTRSKLSPDTSVSVNKTARESFYRWLGCSEPATYQSTLRVQRSEAELLNSDTECLPPSVSWLPLANPDRSILDVDIFQASQQVLSHRLAVPKLIFDNFETAHNDDDTPQHGQSPGSWSHPAESRVQFPERPASGIDEQIALLPVDQSPLNKKLLRLYIAVLSRFKASINGDPSPNNPFIRHYSPFCLQDPLVMRIILYTSACFLHETGDVRTDVLRTYKGQAIAMLNENLTTDSSKSMVPNTTALTATDANSLTTPVIQKPGDAAIAGVIQLTVAEWYWGESEQDLRYHLMGLRDMIRVRGGFNQLGMDGLLAKNAIVCVNLFCCSDFYMFSGLTLLSLLIIPLTVDICLCRVLMIATHLFAHDVSISLAHENSPLLLTLSPSDDDRKGGGSGCKGSTGPATSGGAANSARRVLAKPYAFVDPIKDVPLRMANLSPMVTHLPCSGSLPSFSDCATSLRIHPATASILDNVKYLLSVVDAIYDESTTSATTKPASLKAQAMGKYMYDHISSLHSTIPGHRQSLSSDPPTRTNSPPTSNYSAAFDRESIRSESVPSTGTAAGPGSVGPGRSPSGPNSDSTTSEWSSTKSHTRDASDSPTSPRSAYHHQQSPDFMYQVIRMTALLYTRAVMTRTPLSGTCTESEFLQIWTTTWRVPLSTWNDTVGIFHWIMLAIAPACHRTPHARFVKNMLTISTLTLGVENWAMAMGAASTGMRLQHWLEGQDMGEQEEREEERRRGMERHPARGGRRSGREERDSSSVVESPRSRKVMDIAGHVGPRPHIAGRGHWQKQITAFCVENDQACNSRAIHFWDLQDFNLPRGDEEGDAAGGNTVAQRSLLRGQLAAGSYCIKGTWEVIFGITTIVQETATSYPGHNVVISKCPSIIPTIRLPKLLLGKALAPSAGKVRRKTRIKTREHREGGNEGGPLLLLLLSPIAGCVLCSSLRNRPSSGRPADYFFPDTLVVDTTLPTFLTATFAEKCDAGRLSVHFAGSHVDVPEAALKNPKPEVAYLRLKWYRTEEWMANSSSTTDITSPVCGSETRILRLTGGFGTVVGNGWAGLGPSDGWMLKWNRSSGITALAVLFPLPSSGGDVKTLKPKKSSGDIRRRQPRGIGGVDPEREPEFDLTHMGASTTGKQQEELYCVRWCMQCDVPRARKSKVKEVVPHGYGGAGETEKEELSQCIRTLENTGTDIASGTLQCPTLVEGEQAVFTLFEAQSRT comes from the exons ATGCTCTTGCCGGTGCTCCCGATTCCCTTTTTCACTTCGCGTCGGCGCCCTCACAAACTCGAACAGATATTGAGAGCAAGAAAGATATCACCTTCCCATTATCTCGCCTTCGCCGTGTTGCGAAAACGCACCCACGTCGGAGCTCTACG GGGAGGGAGCCAGGACAATGGGCCTAGGAGCAACGGCGGCCTTCCATTC TCGCGGACTCTGAGGTCGAATACAGGTTCCCGCTGGGGTGTTTTGCTCCCCGTAGCCATCGCCATCCCAATCGCTACCAGCCGACCATCTTCAGACTTTCGCCCATCTTCCGGCCCAAGCTGCGAATGCGACTACATTCTGCTAATCATCGGTAGAGTGACCACAAGTGGTGAGTCCATCCTCCACAAAGTGGGCAA GGCGCAAGCCGTTTCTTTGCGTCACCCTCCCACTCGTGATCAGGCCTTGTACTTGTATTCGTGG TCCATCTTCTCCGAAATTCCTAATTTTCGCATCTCGCAGAAAACAACAAACCCTCTGCGAAAAACCAACCACTTTGCGACCGCCAATAGACATTTCTCAACGACAACCGATACCCCACACCAATATCAAGAAGCCCGGTGGATCGCGACCAAGCCAGCTTACCCACGAGAGCTTGCCCAGATCATGGACTCCAATGGGGTCAGGAGGAGGGACACCACAAAGGGCCCTCCCCTACGCATTCTGTCTCTAGGTAAGCAAAGTGAAGCAGACCGGCCACTTTCGCGACACCCAAATCGCGCGCAAACCCCACGAAACTGGCCCGGAAGCGCTCATGCTAACATGCCTATGACAGATGGCGGAGGAGTCCGTGGTTACTCCATGTTTATCATTCTCCAAGAACTCATGCACCGTACCTTTGTCGAGATCGAGGGGAGAGCCCCGCGGCGAAACGAAATCCCTCGGCCTTGCGATCATTTCGACCTCATCGTAGGAACCGGTACCGGCGGTCTTATAGCCCTGATGCTCGGTCGACTGCGCCTTGATCTAGAGCAGTGCAAGGAACTTTACGTTAGGTTGACGCGCATGGTCTTCGAAACCGACAAAACTATTGCCGGCATTCCCTACCGCTCGACCCTCTTCAAGGCCTCCAAGCTTGAGGAGGCTATCAAGGAGGCTGTGAGGGAGCACACAGTGTATCAAAAAGAGGGCAATGACGGCACCGAGAACGATGTTCTCAGCCCTCTCAGCGGCTACAACACCTCAAATCCCCGGAGGCATGCAAGCAACGCCAGCACTGTCAGCTTCAGCGCACGTAGCCCCCAGGCTCAGATGGCACGCCCTGCCTTCAACTCGCGGTACGGTGACCCAAACGCGAGACTTTACGACGCAAGGGAGAACAGGACTAAAAC CGCCGTCTTGGCAATGTACAAAGGTTCCCGCAAGGGCAACCCCGCCGCCGTACTGCGATCCTACGATTCAAGAAGAGAGCCTCCGCCAGAGTTCGACTGCAAGATCTGGCAGGCTGGACGAGCGACATGTGCGATCGGCCTAGCCTTCAAGCCCATTCAAATCGGGCAGTCCGTTTTTCACGATGACGGTGGCGGCACCTTCAACCCTTCTCCCGAGGCTCTTGACGAAGCCGTAGTCAACGAATGGCCGGGTCGCGAAGTCGGCGTGTTTCTCAGCGTTGGTACCGGCAGACGGCCCAAAGGAAGTGATGCAAACTCCCAGATGTGGTACGAAGGTTTCCTGGGAGAGTTTGCGGAAGCTCGCCGGAAGCTTATCTCCAAGATTGAGGGATGTGAGGCTATCCACGAGCAAATGAGGAAAGAGCACTTATTGAAGCGGAACGTCAACGTCGAAAACTACTACCGTCTTAATGTGGAGGTTGGCGTCGGCGAGTTTGGTATGAACGAATGGCATCGCCTGGCCGAAATCAGCACGAGCACACGGCAATACCTGAGGCGAGAGGTCGAGCAGAAAATGATTCAAGGTGCTTCTGCGAAGATGGCCAAGATTCACAAAGCGAACATTCGGTTCTCACGCCTACCAGAAGTCCCTGAACTGGTCAAGTCAAATTCGGAGACGACTGAGCCAATGTCGTTTGCGGTAGAATTGCCAGCCGAGATTCCTACATCGTGGCCGCCACACAACACACCGCCCAGCCGTCAGTCTTACGAATCTGGCTCTGAGCACTTGCACATTCCCTCACCAATGAGTCCTTCACCAAGAAGTTCCGGCGAACGGCTGCAACCATCGTCGTCACCACGGCCCGAGCAACGGCCCCTACCCCCGGCGAAGGACGATGAGATTGATAGACTTGTTGTCACTGCGCCCACCCCAGCGCAGTATCGCTACGCAGCAGGCGCTGATAAGATTGCTATCATGAGCCCGGATGAACATCCACGATGGCAGAACCAGCCTTACAGTAACGGTCCGGTCCAGCAGTCACAACAGCCACAGCGTATTCCACCACCGCTGCCTCCCAAGACACCACTCCCGGAACATCAGGCAGCCGGAGGCCGTCGTCCTGTTGGCTCGTCGCCCCTACCCTATCCAGTGGATGACGAGCCTCCACCAGTGAATATGGCTAGAAAACCGGATTACCGCGGGAG TAATACCATCAGGGAAGTGGATATCATGCTGGTTTATGAGGCTCTGTTTCTTCAAGAGCACACAGCAAAAGGGAGTTCTCTTCGGAAAACGAATCAGGTTTTGGGGGGTTTTAGGTCAGATACCATTCCAACGCATGCGATTCTACTGGCCATGTGCAGTG TGCCTACTAGTTTCTCAGTGCAGCAAAGCAGCGACTACTTCCAAGCCCGGGACCTTCCCGCTTTCCGGGCGGTGGCGAGAACCCGAGAACTCGGTCGGCTAGTGGGTCACTACGTCACGGCGGA TCACCTCGATTCGTTTTTGGTATATTGGAACTTCAATTCTGTTGGAAATTTCGCTGCGGACTCTGACAGACCAAAAGCTCAATATTTGGGCTCGAGAATGAAGCTACAGCC CCAACGAGGCTTTTTCCAGGCTCGCCGCCCGTGGCGCCGTACCGACATTGTCAAAGCGAAT GGCACCTCGCTGAATAACGGAG CTGAGCAGTTCGTTCCTTTGGCGACGTCGATTAAGTTTGAGGTCTCTCAATCCATGAGATTGGGCAGAAGCTACGCATCGTGGGCTCCTTCAGCT CGCACTTGCTTGATTGCGGCTGCATCGTTTCGTCACAATGTGGGCGTCACATTCCCCAGCATGGAGAAGGCTTCCGCGTAT TCCAACTCGGGCTTCGCCGAAAGCGGGCCGTTGGAAAGACTGTCTGAGCCTATCGCTCTGTTTCGCCGGCTAATTCCATCCTCGAACTTGACGTCACAATGCCGCATCGACTCCATCTCCCAAGTG CGATGGGGCTTGTGCTTCATGATTTACGCCGTTTCTGAA CATCTATCGCAATTATTGAACGCGGTCAAGAGATATTCGCGGCAGCGATGGGAAGT ACCGGATCTCACCAGGCTCGATCCGATGTGTCGACATCGATACATCAGCTGTCTCCCACGGAAATTCCATGGAACCGACTGGCCCAT cGAGCACAACCTCGAACCATCAAGATACCGCTTCCTGGGTTTGGGCTTTCGCACTAGCGAGGAAGCTAGTGCACATCAACCAAACCCCAAGAAAGAAACAGAGGGCTGGTTTGTGGCTTTTCCTCAGCCCAGCTCGATCCACGGAAGCTATCCTCATGACGCTAGACCAAATGTGTCAAAACCCGACGAGCTGCAGCTCAGACAAAGCCTCCTTTCTCACTTGATCTGGCTTCGACAATGTCCTATTGCTCTTTTCTCCGATTTGTTTATAAGTCAGCCTTACCAGAAACATTTCAACCAGATTCTCGGGTCCAAAGTCACGTCATGTTCGATACcgcgtcgccgccgccgatctGCAGGAAAG GGGGGAGCAGTAGCAGCAGAAGCagccgccgcctccgccgcctTCGTGCCATTTTCAGACGATGTCCGAAGGctcgcagcagcagcgggcGTCACGGAACGCAGCACGCGCCGAGAGGACGACAACGTCCTGCGGGGAGTGCAGACGGAGGAAGCAGAAGGCAC TGTGACCAAGGTCAGCCATGTAGCAATTGCCTCCGTCGTTTTCCTCAACCAATATGCGAGTACCGCGTGGGCAAGTAAGTCTGAAGTTCCGCCCTCGTCCCCGTTCCCTCCT TCGCATACCGGGAACTTCTACCTTCTTGACACCAGCAAGGGCGGGAGGTCGTGGTCCCCTTCTTTCAACACTACCAGGAGTAAGCTCTCCCCTGATACAAGCGTCTCAGTCAACAAGACCGCTCGGGAGTCCTTCTATCGCTGGTTGGGCT GCTCAGAACCGGCAACATACCAATCTACGCTTAGAGTACAACGATCAGAGGCAGAGCTCCTCAACAGCGATACAGAATGTCTTCCACCGTCAGTCTCGTGGCTTCCATTAGCCAACCCCGATCGTAGTATACTAGATGTCGATATCTTCCAAGCATCGCAGCAAGTCTTGTCACATCGACTAGCAGTCCCAAAGTTGATTTTCGACAACTTTGAAACAGCCCATAACGACGACGACACTCCGCAGCATGGACAGAGTCCTGGATCTTGGTCACATCCAGCAGAGTCTAGGGTACAATTCCCGGAGCGACCAGCCAGCGGTATAGACGAGCAAATAGCACTTTTACCTGTGGACCAGAGCCCCTTGAACAAGAAGTTACTTAGACTGT ACATCGCAGTTCTCTCCCGTTTCAAAGCCTCTATCAACGGCGACCCGAGCCCCAACAATCCTTTTATACGTCATTACTCCCCCTTCTGCCTTCAAGATCCCCTAGTGATGCGGATCATTCTCTATACCTCAGCCTGCTTCCTCCACGAGACTGGGGATGTACGGACAGATGTCCTGCGGACTTACAAAGGCCAAGCCATCGCTATGCTCAACGAAAACCTGACCACGGACAGCAGTAAGAGCATGGTGCCAAACACCACCGCGCTGACCGCAACAGACGCAAACAGTTTAACCACACCGGTAATTCAAAAGCCCGGAGATGCGGCCATCGCCGGCGTCATTCAGCTCACCGTGGCTGAATGGTACTGGGGCGAATCAGAACAGGACCTAAGGTACCACCTCATGGGCTTGCGAGATATGATCAGAGTGCGCGGCGGCTTCAATCAGCTCGGCATGGACGGCCTCTTGGCGAAAAATGCTATCGTGTGCGTAAACCTTTTCTGTTGTTCTGATTTCTACATGTTCTCTGGATTGACCTTGTTGAGTCTTTTGATTATACCTTTGACGGTTGATATCTGCCTTTGTCGTGTACTCATGATTGCTACTCATTTATTCGC TCACGATGTCTCCATATCCCTCGCCCACGAAAACAGCCCACTGCTACTGACTCTGTCGCCTTCGGACGACGACCGTAAAGGCGGAGGAAGCGGATGCAAAGGGTCGACGGGTCCAGCGACATCAGGAGGAGCGGCAAATTCAGCACGTCGGGTCTTGGCGAAACCGTACGCCTTCGTCGACCCTATAAAGGACGTCCCCCTCCGCATGGCGAATCTATCGCCCATGGTGACACATCTACCGTGCAGCGGATCACTCCCGTCTTTCTCCGATTGCGCCACGAGTCTGCGCATCCACCCGGCGACGGCCTCGATACTCGACAATGTGAAGTACCTTCTAAGCGTCGTCGACGCGATATATGATGAATCGACGACATCAGCAACGACAAAACCAGCCTCGCTGAAGGCCCAAGCGATGGGGAAGTACATGTATGACCATATCAGCAGTCTTCACTCAACCATACCTGGACATCGCCAAAGTCTGTCCTCAGATCCCCCGACTCGAACGAATTCGCCACCAACAAGCAATTATTCCGCCGCGTTCGATAGAGAATCCATACGGAGTGAGAGTGTGCCCAGCACAGGTACGGCCGCCGGACCTGGCTCCGTTGGGCCGGGCCGATCACCTTCGGGCCCGAATTCCGACTCCACGACATCCGAATGGTCGTCAACCAAGTCACATACCCGAGACGCTAGCGATTCTCCGACGAGTCCTCGATCCGCATACCACCACCAGCAGAGTCCGGACTTCATGTACCAGGTTATCCGAATGACAGCGTTACTCTACACGCGGGCCGTCATGACCCGGACGCCGCTGAGCGGGACATGCACGGAATCAGAATTTCTGCAGATCTGGACGACGACATGGCGTGTACCCCTGTCGACATGGAACGACACGGTGGGCATATTTCACTGGATAATGCTGGCTATCGCGCCGGCATGCCACCGGACGCCGCATGCGCGCTTTGTGAAAAATATGTTGACGATTAGCACCCTCACGCTCGGAGTGGAAAACTGGGCAATGGCTATGGGTGCCGCGTCGACCGGCATGCGGCTGCAGCATTGGCTCGAGGGCCAAGACATGGGAGAGCAGGAGGAGagggaggaggagaggaggagAGGGATGGAGCGGCATCCAGCAAGAGGAGGACGGCGCTCCGGGCGCGAAGAGCG AGACTCCTCCTCTGTAGTGGAGAGTCCCCGTTCCCGCAAAGTCATGGATATTGCTGGACACGTCGGTCCACGGCCGCATATTGCAG GACGGGGCCACTGGCAAAAGCAGATTACTGCGTTCTGCGTCGAGAATGAC caaGCCTGCAATTCTCGGGCCATCCATTTCTGGGATTTGCAAGACTTCAACTTGCCACGAGGTGATGAAGAAGGCGACGCTGCCGGCGGCAACACCGTAGCGCAGCGGTCTCTTCTCAGGGGTCAGCTTGCTGCTGGGAGCTACTGCATAAAG GGTACATGGGAGGTGATTTTTGGCATCACGACAATTGTGCAAGAAACAGCAACTTCGTACCCGGGCCATAACGTCGTCATTTCCAAATGCCCATCAATAATCCCTACGATCCGACTTCCGAAATTACTCCTGGGGAAAGCGCTTGCACCTTCCGCTGGCAAAGTTCGACGAAAGACCAGGATTAAGACGCGCGAGCATCGAGAGGGTGGGAACGAGGGAGG TCCCCTCCTCTTGCTGCTCCTCTCCCCCATAGCAGGGTGTGTATTGTGTTCCAGTTTGCGGAACCGTCCCAGCAGCGGGCGCCCAGCAGACTATTTCTTTCCTGACACTCTTGTGGTTGATACAACGCTGCCCACGTTTTTGACGGCAACAT TCGCAGAGAAGTGCGATGCCGGGCGGTTGTCCGTTCACTTTGCCGGAAGCCACGTGGACGTGCCAGAAGCTGCACTGAAGAACCCTAAACC CGAGGTTGCCTACCTGCGTCTGAAGTGGTATCG AACGGAAGAATGGATGGCAAACTCCAGTTCAACCACGGATATCACAAGCCCCGTATGCGGAAGTGAGACACGCATCCTCCGTCTGACTGGCGGATTCGGGACGGTGGTTGGCAA CGGCTGGGCTGGGCTGGGTCCTTCTGACGGTTGGATGCTGAAGTGGAACCGTTCTAGCGGAATTACCGCACTCGCAGTTCTGTTTCCTCTTCCGTCGTCCGGAGGTGACGTCAAAACTCTGAAGCCGAAAAAGAGTTCAGGAGATATCCGCAGGAGACAGCCTAGAGGCATTGGCGGTGTCGATCCCGAAC GAGAGCCCGAGTTCGATTTGACGCATATGGGAGCTTCAACAACGGGAAAACAGCAAGAGGAG CTGTACTGCGTCAGGTGGTGTATGCAATGCGATGTCCCACGAGCAAGGAAGAGCAAAGTGAAGGAAGTGGTTCCTCACGGATATG GTGGTGCGGGAGAGACTGAGAAAGAAGAGTTGTCGCAATGTATCCGTACACTGGAGAACACAGGTACAGACATTGCATCCGGTACCTTGCAATGTCCAACGTTGGTCGAAGGGGAACAGGCCGTGTTCACTTTGTTCGAAGCCCAGTCCCGGACGTAG
- a CDS encoding galactan 1,3-beta-galactosidase translates to MRLFNGLASLLAGAGLAQATLQVVSGGTWSATNTGRHIQAHGAGVTKVGSTYYLIGEDKTEGSAFQNINCYSSTNLVEWTYVGALLSRTTAAGDLGPSRVVERPKVIYNSATKKYVMYMHIDSSNYGEAKIGVATSDTVCGKYTYLSSWQPLGFQSRDIGLFQDDDGSAYLLTEDRPNGLRINALSSDYLNVTRNVYLWPDHIEAPAIWKKNGYYFMFGSKLTGWDPNDNVTPLVFLGNLRHRRLKDVHQPDDLHPPAGRHGNLHGRPLGQHEPHAEHLRLATPRHLGHHNHPRRPRQLDAQRRRRHRAAGPSETSYEGESATLAGGAKSVACTGCSGSAAAGYVGGSAGGSVTFSGVSVQASGKTTVRVKHLNGDTSQRWGTVTCNGVSQTVGFLPTSDGNTPGSSSVFCSLTAGSANTIKIASSDSSWVADIDRIFVPVN, encoded by the exons ATGCGTCTGTTCAACGGCCTCGCCTCCCTGCTCGCGGGCGCGGGCCTCGCGCAAGCCACGCTTCAAGTCGTTTCCGGCGGGACATGGTCAGCG ACCAACACAGGCCGCCACATCCAAGCCCACGGCGCCGGCGTGACAAAAGTAGGCTCGACGTACTACCTCATAGGTGAAGACAAGACCGAAGGGTCGGCTTTCCAGAACATCAACTGCTACTCCTCGACCAACCTCGTCGAGTGGACCTATGTCGGTGCCTTACTCTCGCGCACCACGGCGGCGGGCGACCTGGGGCCCTCCCGGGTCGTCGAGCGTCCCAAGGTGATTTACAACAGCGCGACGAAGAAGTACGTCATGTACATGCACATTGACAGCAGCAACTACGGCGAGGCCAAAATCGGAGTCGCGACGAGCGATACGGTGTGCGGCAAGTACACGTATCTTAGTAGTTGGCAGCCTTTGGGGTTCCAAAGTCGTGATATTGGGTTGTTTCAGGATGATGATGGGTCTGCGTATTTGTTGACTGAGGAT CGACCCAATGGTCTCCGAATCAATGCCCTGAGCTCGGATTATCTCAACGTCACGCGCAACGTCTACCTCTGGCCCGATCACATCGAGGCCCCCGCCATCTGGAAGAAGAACGGATACTACTTCATGTTTGGAAGCAAGCTTACCGGCTGGGACCCGAACGACAACGTAAC GCCCCTGGTCTTCCTGGGCAACCTTCGCCACCGTCGGCTCAAAGACGTACACCAGCCAGACGACCTACATCCTCCCGCTGGGCGACACGGCAATCTACATGGGCGACCGCTGGGTCAGCACGAACCTCATGCGGAGCACCTACGTCTGGCTACCCCTCGCCATCTCGGGCACCACAATCACCCTCGCCGACCGCGTCAACTGGACGCCCAACGTCGCCGCCGGCACCGGGCCGCGGGGCCCAGCGAGACGTCGTACGAGGGCGAGTCCGCGACGCTCGCGGGCGGCGCCAAGAGCGTCGCGTGCACGGGGTGCAGCGGGTCCGCGGCGGCGGGCTACGTCGGAGGGTCGGCCGGCGGGAGCGTGACGTTCTCCGGGGTGAGCGTGCAGGCTTCCGGCAAGACGACGGTGCGCGTGAAGCATTTGAATGGCGACACGAGCCAGCGGTGGGGCACGGTGACGTGCAACGGCGTCTCGCAGACTGTTGGCTTCCTGCCGACTTCTGATGGGAACACGCCCGGGAGCAGCTCCGTGTTCTGTAGCCTTACTGCTGGGTCTGCAAACACCATCAAGATTGCCAGCTCGGATTCGTCATGGGTTGCTGACATTGACCGCATTTTCGTGCCGGTCAATTAG